From Bacteroidales bacterium, the proteins below share one genomic window:
- a CDS encoding NUDIX hydrolase, whose product MPAPINPSISVDCVVFGFDGNDLMVLLIDFKRKQPDGVTPVTDRKLPGSLILDNEELDAAANRTLYELTGLSDVYLRQFGVFSDPGRIRKDEDLKWIESTYNVKVSRIVTITYYALVKIGKSILQPTAEGEVGWHRVQDIRSLAFDHKYILLKAMEVLTRQLLNEPIAFELLQKRFSIRQLQNLYEAILGFEIDNRNFRKKVLKFPFLKLLEEKEKNVAHKPARLYKFDHTAYEREIKKSKLPMNFIRFF is encoded by the coding sequence ATGCCTGCACCGATTAATCCTTCCATTTCAGTTGATTGTGTGGTTTTCGGTTTTGATGGTAACGACCTTATGGTATTGCTGATCGATTTCAAACGAAAACAGCCAGATGGAGTGACTCCGGTGACCGATAGAAAACTACCGGGTAGTCTTATCCTTGATAATGAAGAACTTGATGCAGCTGCTAACCGAACACTCTATGAATTGACAGGTTTATCAGATGTATATTTGAGACAATTTGGTGTTTTTTCCGATCCGGGCCGTATTCGGAAGGATGAAGACCTCAAATGGATCGAATCCACTTATAATGTCAAAGTATCAAGGATTGTTACCATTACTTATTATGCCCTGGTGAAGATTGGTAAAAGTATCTTGCAGCCAACGGCCGAAGGTGAAGTGGGATGGCACAGGGTTCAGGATATCCGCAGCCTGGCTTTCGACCATAAATACATACTCCTGAAAGCCATGGAAGTTCTTACCCGTCAATTGCTGAATGAGCCGATTGCTTTTGAGTTACTTCAAAAGAGATTTTCTATCAGGCAACTCCAGAATCTTTATGAGGCGATACTTGGGTTTGAAATCGATAACAGGAATTTCAGGAAGAAAGTATTGAAATTTCCATTCCTGAAGCTCCTTGAGGAGAAAGAGAAAAATGTTGCCCATAAGCCTGCCCGCCTCTATAAATTTGACCATACAGCCTATGAACGTGAGATCAAAAAAAGTAAGCTGCCCATGAATTTCATCCGGTTCTTCTGA
- a CDS encoding DUF4190 domain-containing protein produces MKASRSLLLLVFTLLSLLSNVFLSCVSERSYTENPRITNLHKNKLSLPWENSSVSKNNHPVTNISMPHGSIEQESSLLEAGKLEPGKAGNIVFPDGEQVNTSKEITAGTTGINPPVTLTASIDNQPCLFPYSALPDTTVSVPDSLKEPKASNIGNNEAKTQAKTIPPEKHPEYWAIASLVSALLCLIFAAMGVTFGIILFPIAAIVFGALGLRSSKRKMAMAGLIIGIIELILLILLIILIIVILANWTPIIFI; encoded by the coding sequence ATGAAAGCATCCAGAAGTTTATTATTGTTGGTTTTTACTTTGTTATCCTTGCTTTCAAATGTATTCCTTTCCTGTGTATCAGAGCGGTCTTACACAGAGAACCCCAGAATCACCAATCTCCATAAGAATAAGTTATCCCTCCCCTGGGAAAACTCATCTGTTTCGAAGAACAATCATCCTGTTACCAACATTTCCATGCCACATGGTTCAATTGAACAGGAATCTTCCCTTTTGGAAGCAGGAAAGCTTGAGCCTGGGAAAGCCGGTAACATTGTATTCCCGGATGGCGAACAGGTAAACACCAGCAAAGAAATTACTGCAGGAACAACTGGCATAAATCCCCCGGTCACCCTTACAGCATCCATTGATAACCAGCCTTGTCTGTTTCCATATAGTGCACTTCCTGATACTACAGTATCTGTTCCCGATAGCCTTAAAGAACCAAAAGCCTCTAACATCGGCAATAATGAAGCAAAAACGCAGGCAAAAACGATCCCTCCCGAGAAACATCCTGAGTATTGGGCAATTGCATCACTCGTGAGTGCTTTACTTTGTTTGATTTTTGCTGCAATGGGAGTCACATTCGGCATTATATTGTTCCCGATTGCCGCTATTGTATTTGGAGCACTGGGTCTCAGGTCATCGAAAAGAAAAATGGCAATGGCTGGTTTAATCATCGGGATTATCGAACTTATCTTACTTATTCTGCTAATCATTTTGATTATTGTAATCCTTGCAAACTGGACCCCAATAATATTCATTTAG
- a CDS encoding acyl-CoA carboxylase subunit beta codes for MSTLKDKFQKLEEKSRQAELGGGQDRIDRQHAAGRKTARERLNDLLDPGTFVELDKFVVHRSRDFGMEKNLIPGDGVVTGYGKIDGRLIYVFAQDFTVFGGTMSRANADKIVKIMDMAVKMGAPVIGLNDSGGARIQEGVESLAGYADIFYRNVMSSGVVPQISAILGPCAGGAVYSPAITDFIIMVKDSSYMFVTGPEVIKTVTHEEVTKEELGGAMTHNSKSGVAHLTADNDEHAMMMMRELIGYLPSNNMEDAPVVPCTDDLNREDEKLQTIVPDDPNKPYDMKELIKIVVDNHNFFEIQPYYAQNIIVGFARLAGRSVGIVANQPAMLAGVLDINSSIKAARFVRFCDAFNIPLITFVDVPGFLPGTTQEFGGIIKHGAKLLYAFAEATVPKITLITRKAYGGAYDVMSSKHIGADINFAYPSAEIAVMGADGAVNIIFREKMTEEERKNTVDDYRETFANPYKAAEQGYIDEIIYPKQTRFKLIQALEMTQNKRKTNPPKKHGNIPL; via the coding sequence ATGTCAACATTGAAGGACAAATTTCAAAAACTTGAAGAAAAAAGTCGCCAGGCTGAACTAGGTGGCGGACAAGATCGTATTGACCGTCAGCATGCAGCCGGACGAAAAACCGCCCGTGAGAGGTTGAATGACCTGTTAGATCCCGGAACTTTTGTTGAATTAGACAAATTCGTAGTTCATCGTTCCCGTGATTTCGGAATGGAGAAAAACCTGATCCCGGGAGATGGGGTTGTTACAGGTTATGGAAAGATAGATGGCCGTCTGATTTATGTGTTTGCCCAGGATTTTACAGTATTTGGCGGTACGATGAGCCGGGCCAATGCCGACAAGATCGTTAAGATCATGGATATGGCCGTTAAAATGGGTGCCCCGGTAATCGGACTGAATGATTCCGGTGGAGCTCGTATACAGGAAGGTGTGGAAAGCCTGGCTGGTTATGCTGATATTTTTTACCGGAATGTAATGAGTTCCGGAGTGGTTCCTCAGATTTCAGCTATCCTTGGCCCTTGTGCCGGTGGAGCAGTATATTCACCAGCTATCACTGATTTCATCATCATGGTAAAGGATTCCAGTTACATGTTCGTAACAGGCCCTGAAGTAATCAAAACGGTTACCCATGAAGAGGTTACAAAAGAAGAGCTTGGTGGTGCAATGACCCATAACAGTAAGAGCGGGGTCGCCCACCTTACTGCCGATAACGATGAGCATGCAATGATGATGATGAGGGAGCTCATTGGCTACCTTCCTTCCAATAATATGGAAGATGCACCGGTAGTGCCATGCACGGATGATCTGAACAGGGAAGATGAGAAGCTACAAACCATTGTACCTGATGATCCTAATAAACCCTATGATATGAAGGAACTCATCAAAATTGTGGTCGATAACCATAATTTCTTTGAGATACAGCCTTATTATGCCCAGAATATTATCGTCGGGTTTGCCAGGCTAGCCGGACGCAGTGTGGGAATTGTTGCCAATCAGCCGGCAATGCTTGCGGGAGTTCTGGATATTAATTCTTCTATCAAAGCTGCACGATTTGTTCGTTTTTGCGATGCATTCAATATTCCGCTCATCACTTTTGTGGATGTCCCTGGATTCCTTCCGGGCACAACCCAGGAATTTGGCGGTATTATCAAGCACGGAGCAAAACTATTGTACGCATTCGCCGAAGCTACTGTCCCCAAGATTACACTGATTACCCGAAAAGCATATGGTGGAGCTTATGATGTGATGAGCAGCAAACATATTGGTGCCGATATAAACTTTGCCTATCCATCTGCCGAGATCGCTGTTATGGGAGCTGATGGGGCTGTTAATATCATTTTCCGTGAGAAAATGACGGAAGAAGAGCGCAAAAACACTGTAGATGATTACCGCGAAACATTCGCTAATCCTTATAAAGCAGCCGAACAAGGCTATATTGATGAAATCATCTATCCAAAGCAAACTCGTTTCAAACTCATACAGGCACTTGAAATGACCCAGAATAAAAGGAAAACCAATCCTCCGAAGAAACACGGGAATATACCCCTGTAG
- a CDS encoding acetyl-CoA carboxylase biotin carboxyl carrier protein subunit — translation MELELTVNDRNAIVKELKREGNILTISVDDKIYEVDLVKLGKGEYSALYKGKSYNIEVIESAEPKHYAVNTFYFSYDIEVIDAETRYMRSREDAGDHHGGNIIRSPMPGKVVRIPVNIGDSVEKGQTVIVVSAMKMESEFKAGKDGTVVEIPVKEGDTIDGNQVMVVIE, via the coding sequence ATGGAATTAGAATTAACAGTAAACGACAGGAATGCGATTGTCAAAGAACTCAAACGAGAGGGTAACATTTTGACAATTTCCGTAGATGATAAGATTTACGAAGTTGACCTGGTGAAATTGGGCAAAGGGGAATATTCTGCACTTTATAAAGGGAAATCCTACAATATAGAAGTGATAGAATCAGCAGAACCCAAGCATTATGCTGTCAACACTTTCTACTTTTCCTATGATATAGAAGTGATTGATGCAGAAACACGCTACATGAGAAGCCGGGAAGATGCCGGTGATCATCATGGCGGGAATATTATACGTTCCCCAATGCCTGGAAAGGTGGTCAGGATACCTGTTAATATTGGGGATTCAGTTGAAAAAGGCCAAACCGTGATCGTTGTTTCAGCCATGAAAATGGAAAGTGAATTCAAAGCAGGGAAAGATGGAACCGTTGTTGAAATTCCTGTAAAGGAAGGCGATACCATTGATGGTAACCAGGTGATGGTAGTGATTGAATAA
- the accC gene encoding acetyl-CoA carboxylase biotin carboxylase subunit, with the protein MDQRKIKKVLIANRGEIAVRIIRSCREMGIHTVAVFSDADRSAMHVRYAGEAYHIGPSPSSESYLNMDKIIEVAKMCKADAIHPGYGFLSENASFSRRCQQEGIKFIGPSPEAIEGMGDKITARRSMIAAGVPVVPGTTDKVTDENEAMTIIQQIGLPVMIKASAGGGGKGMRLVKEESQIISSLRSARSEAKTAFGDDSVYIEKYIESPHHIEFQVLADQQGNTVHLFERECSVQRRHQKVVEETPSPIMNPEVRSRMGEYAVAAAKAVNYEGAGTIEFIMDDNLNFYFLEMNTRLQVEHPITERVVGVDLVKEQIRVAEGHPLPFRQEDLKQSGHAIECRIYAEDTDNNFMPNPGTITHITEPLGLGVRCDGYVYTGYTIPIYYDPMISKLIVWAQTREEAIQRMRRALYEYKITGVKTSIRFLERIMEADDFRKGKYNTHFIEKNQKFLMAQTECDMYCEDLALIATFVDYTDKLEKVRITIDNATARHGSDWKQFGRRQSAYRL; encoded by the coding sequence ATGGATCAAAGGAAAATCAAGAAAGTTCTTATTGCTAATCGTGGTGAAATAGCTGTCAGGATCATCCGTTCATGCCGTGAAATGGGAATTCATACCGTGGCAGTCTTTTCAGATGCTGACCGTTCAGCCATGCATGTTCGTTATGCCGGGGAGGCTTATCATATAGGTCCTTCACCCTCTTCAGAGAGTTATCTGAACATGGATAAGATAATTGAAGTTGCGAAGATGTGCAAGGCTGATGCCATTCATCCCGGTTACGGATTTTTATCAGAAAATGCCTCTTTTTCAAGAAGGTGCCAGCAGGAAGGAATCAAATTTATAGGACCGTCCCCTGAAGCTATTGAAGGGATGGGTGACAAAATTACTGCCCGCAGATCAATGATTGCGGCAGGGGTTCCGGTTGTTCCTGGTACTACCGATAAGGTAACCGATGAAAATGAGGCCATGACCATCATTCAGCAAATAGGCCTTCCTGTAATGATCAAAGCTTCAGCAGGTGGAGGAGGAAAAGGGATGCGCCTGGTTAAGGAAGAATCACAGATCATCAGTTCTTTACGTTCTGCCCGGTCTGAAGCCAAAACAGCCTTCGGGGATGATTCTGTTTACATTGAAAAATATATTGAATCACCTCATCATATTGAATTCCAGGTTCTTGCTGATCAACAGGGGAACACTGTCCATCTTTTTGAAAGGGAATGCTCGGTTCAGCGCCGCCATCAAAAAGTGGTAGAAGAAACGCCTTCCCCAATCATGAACCCTGAGGTTCGTTCCAGGATGGGGGAATACGCTGTTGCAGCTGCCAAAGCAGTGAATTATGAAGGTGCGGGAACCATTGAGTTTATCATGGATGATAACCTGAATTTCTATTTCCTTGAAATGAATACCCGCCTACAGGTAGAACACCCCATTACTGAGCGCGTTGTTGGTGTCGACCTGGTTAAGGAACAAATCAGGGTTGCTGAAGGTCATCCGCTGCCATTCAGGCAGGAAGACCTGAAACAATCAGGACATGCTATCGAATGCAGGATTTATGCAGAAGATACAGATAATAACTTCATGCCGAACCCTGGTACCATTACGCATATTACAGAGCCTCTCGGACTGGGTGTCAGGTGTGATGGATATGTTTATACCGGATATACAATCCCCATCTATTATGATCCGATGATCAGTAAGCTGATTGTATGGGCACAAACAAGAGAAGAAGCTATACAGCGAATGCGTCGGGCACTATATGAATATAAGATCACAGGTGTAAAAACCTCCATTCGGTTCCTGGAGCGGATTATGGAAGCTGATGATTTCAGAAAGGGGAAATACAACACTCATTTCATCGAAAAGAACCAGAAGTTCCTGATGGCCCAGACTGAATGTGATATGTACTGCGAAGACCTGGCATTAATCGCTACGTTTGTTGATTATACTGATAAATTGGAGAAAGTTAGAATAACTATCGACAATGCTACTGCCCGTCATGGATCCGATTGGAAACAATTCGGCCGCCGTCAATCAGCCTATCGCCTCTAA
- a CDS encoding MFS transporter has protein sequence MNPNIEMNHPQQPIWTRSFISIFMASLLVFTAFYLLLPTLPLYLAKMLKAGPGQIGIILAIYTFAALIIRPATGYLIDIHGRKWIYLAGLFFFALVFAGYMVAITLAGLLMLRFLHGLLWGITTTTGSTIAVDLVPANRRGEGLGYFGLASTIPMAIGPFLGLQLMSDGNYDRMFLASVILGLVGFLFALSIRHPEIPKHTSGFALKNLMEKSALPVAIILFINMITYGGVVTFISIYVKETGVGDAGYFFLVYAVGIAVTRLTSGKIFDRKGPVQITIIAFILIIAGFIILALNHHTPGFYGAAFAMGIGGGVLFPTFQAMINNMVTPNRRGAANSTLFTVLDLGIGAGMMITGYLAGKTGLGIAFLICSGLNILALALFIGFTIRHYSKYRIT, from the coding sequence GTGAACCCAAACATAGAAATGAACCATCCGCAACAACCTATCTGGACCAGAAGTTTCATTTCTATATTTATGGCAAGCCTCCTGGTTTTTACTGCTTTTTATCTCCTTCTACCTACTCTTCCGCTATACCTGGCCAAAATGCTTAAAGCCGGTCCCGGACAAATTGGGATCATCCTGGCTATTTATACGTTCGCTGCCCTCATTATCCGCCCTGCAACAGGCTACCTCATTGACATTCATGGCCGGAAATGGATTTACCTTGCCGGTTTATTCTTCTTTGCTTTGGTATTTGCCGGATACATGGTGGCCATAACACTGGCAGGCTTATTAATGCTGAGGTTTCTTCACGGATTGTTATGGGGAATTACTACCACAACAGGAAGTACCATTGCTGTTGATCTTGTCCCGGCTAACAGAAGGGGTGAAGGATTAGGCTATTTCGGACTGGCAAGCACTATTCCTATGGCTATCGGGCCATTTCTTGGATTGCAGCTTATGTCGGATGGAAATTACGACCGGATGTTTCTCGCTTCGGTCATTCTGGGCCTCGTCGGATTTCTGTTTGCTTTAAGCATCAGGCACCCGGAAATACCCAAGCATACATCAGGTTTTGCACTGAAGAACCTCATGGAAAAATCTGCGTTGCCAGTGGCCATCATTTTATTCATCAATATGATCACCTATGGTGGGGTAGTAACCTTCATTTCAATATATGTGAAGGAGACAGGAGTGGGTGATGCAGGTTATTTTTTCCTGGTATATGCTGTAGGAATTGCAGTTACACGATTAACATCAGGCAAAATTTTTGACCGGAAAGGGCCTGTGCAGATTACCATTATTGCTTTTATTCTGATCATTGCAGGGTTCATAATATTAGCCCTCAATCATCATACTCCCGGATTTTATGGAGCTGCTTTTGCCATGGGTATTGGAGGTGGAGTCTTATTCCCGACCTTCCAGGCTATGATCAATAACATGGTTACCCCAAATAGGAGAGGCGCTGCTAATTCTACCCTTTTTACAGTCCTTGACCTTGGCATTGGTGCAGGGATGATGATCACAGGATACCTTGCCGGCAAAACAGGCCTTGGAATTGCCTTCCTCATTTGTTCCGGGCTCAATATCCTGGCGCTGGCATTGTTCATTGGTTTTACCATCAGGCATTATTCGAAATACAGAATTACCTAA
- a CDS encoding YceI family protein, protein MSKHSFLFIIALSISLAAMSQKGLFEARKSLVNFVSDAPLELIKASSKELKGFLDPEKRTFAFIIPSKSFEGFNSPLQQVHFSENYIEASKYPDASFKGKIIEQVDLNNDGEYQVRAKGALKIHGVEQERIIRVKIKIVKGIMVVSSEFSILLQEHNITIPKVVYQKIAEEIFIKVSMEMVRK, encoded by the coding sequence ATGAGCAAGCATTCCTTCCTGTTTATTATTGCCCTGAGTATATCATTGGCAGCTATGTCGCAGAAAGGACTTTTTGAAGCACGGAAAAGCCTTGTCAACTTTGTTTCAGATGCGCCTTTAGAATTGATAAAAGCATCTTCAAAGGAACTCAAAGGATTCCTGGATCCGGAGAAAAGAACATTTGCTTTTATTATTCCCAGTAAATCATTCGAAGGATTCAACAGTCCATTACAACAGGTTCATTTTTCAGAAAACTATATTGAAGCATCCAAATACCCTGATGCATCCTTTAAAGGGAAAATCATTGAACAGGTAGATCTTAATAATGATGGGGAATACCAGGTACGTGCCAAAGGAGCATTAAAAATTCATGGTGTTGAACAGGAGAGAATCATTCGTGTTAAAATAAAGATCGTAAAAGGGATTATGGTAGTAAGTTCTGAGTTTTCCATTTTACTTCAGGAACACAATATTACCATACCAAAAGTTGTCTATCAGAAAATTGCCGAGGAAATATTCATCAAGGTCAGTATGGAGATGGTGAGAAAATGA